In the genome of Leptospira inadai serovar Lyme str. 10, one region contains:
- the rsgA gene encoding ribosome small subunit-dependent GTPase A produces MITPTERVKEFFTIATVFGAFYDLYSPKRGRLRAVLRGKLRTIISKERHPFVVGDLVLAEESGGEWAIFEKRPRKNELLRKSKQGDAQVLCANVDQVAILASLRDPETKDGFLDRCLAAVTSAGIHPVILFTKKDLVDRKLLTDRLTSYANLGYEVLAVSCKTGEGISELISKFSRKTTFLAGNSGVGKSSLVNVLSEKELQKTSAVSISTHKGKHTTTNSKFLILDDDIILIDSPGIKEWGILHLTRGEILESFPEIAKFKENCKVSNCCQAAPGCKLLEIVELGAEIREERKKSLESMLASLENPFRITRRDHLKNESLS; encoded by the coding sequence ATGATTACGCCCACCGAACGAGTAAAGGAGTTTTTTACTATTGCGACGGTCTTCGGGGCCTTCTATGATCTATATTCTCCCAAGAGAGGACGTCTTCGAGCCGTTCTTCGAGGCAAACTTCGAACGATTATTTCTAAAGAACGCCACCCGTTCGTGGTCGGTGATCTTGTTTTAGCGGAGGAATCTGGGGGTGAATGGGCGATTTTTGAAAAACGACCTCGCAAAAACGAACTTTTACGAAAAAGTAAACAGGGCGATGCGCAAGTACTTTGCGCCAATGTGGATCAAGTTGCGATCCTTGCATCTTTACGGGATCCTGAAACAAAGGACGGTTTTTTGGACCGGTGTCTAGCTGCGGTTACTTCTGCCGGAATTCATCCCGTCATTCTCTTCACAAAAAAAGACCTCGTGGACCGAAAGCTGTTAACCGATCGATTGACATCTTATGCAAACTTAGGTTATGAAGTTTTGGCGGTATCTTGCAAAACCGGGGAAGGAATTTCCGAATTAATTTCCAAATTTTCTCGCAAAACTACCTTTTTGGCGGGGAATTCAGGAGTCGGAAAATCAAGCTTAGTAAACGTCTTATCAGAAAAGGAACTGCAAAAAACCTCGGCGGTAAGTATTTCCACTCATAAGGGAAAGCATACGACCACAAATTCCAAGTTTCTAATTTTGGACGATGATATTATCTTGATAGACTCTCCCGGAATTAAGGAATGGGGAATACTCCACCTGACAAGGGGCGAGATTCTAGAAAGTTTTCCTGAAATTGCGAAATTTAAGGAAAACTGCAAGGTCTCGAATTGTTGCCAAGCCGCTCCAGGTTGTAAATTGCTGGAAATTGTAGAGTTAGGCGCGGAGATCAGGGAAGAGAGGAAGAAGAGTCTCGAATCTATGCTTGCCAGCCTGGAAAACCCGTTTAGAATCACACGCAGGGATCACCTTAAAAATGAAAGTCTCTCCTAA
- the thiD gene encoding bifunctional hydroxymethylpyrimidine kinase/phosphomethylpyrimidine kinase, with product MALKSMSSDRPVILTVAGSDSGGGAGIQADLKTINAIGNFGTSALTCLTAQNPDGVSGILEVDPDFLEKQIRAIFSYFPVAAIKTGMLFSQPIISKLSALIREFKDSGNSFRLVVDPVMVATSGAKLLQDNAIESLIQELIPLADLITPNLDEANLLGIDRVSSLSEMQPAAESLSRKYGLNVLLKGGHLRNVNEAADVLSVPNGDTTFYSKPFVPNFYPHGTGCTYSSAIASYWAKGHSLSEAISLAKEFLHAAIEQAYSIGRSKTLNHNPKIY from the coding sequence ATGGCCTTAAAATCGATGTCATCCGATAGACCTGTGATACTCACTGTTGCGGGTTCCGATTCCGGAGGCGGCGCCGGAATCCAGGCCGACTTAAAAACGATAAACGCGATCGGGAATTTCGGAACTTCCGCATTGACTTGTCTAACTGCACAAAATCCCGACGGAGTCTCGGGAATACTCGAAGTGGATCCTGATTTTCTGGAGAAGCAAATTCGCGCTATATTTTCCTACTTTCCGGTCGCAGCCATAAAAACCGGAATGCTTTTTTCTCAACCGATAATTTCAAAACTTTCCGCGTTGATCCGTGAGTTTAAAGACTCAGGCAACTCGTTTCGGTTAGTTGTGGATCCCGTAATGGTGGCAACCAGTGGAGCGAAATTACTGCAAGACAATGCAATCGAATCCTTGATTCAAGAATTAATTCCATTGGCAGATTTGATCACTCCGAATCTAGACGAAGCGAATTTACTTGGAATCGATAGAGTCTCTTCATTATCCGAGATGCAACCGGCCGCCGAATCTCTTTCTCGGAAGTACGGATTAAACGTACTTCTGAAGGGCGGACATCTGAGAAACGTAAACGAAGCCGCGGACGTTTTATCCGTCCCGAACGGAGATACGACCTTCTATTCCAAACCGTTTGTTCCGAATTTTTACCCTCATGGAACCGGATGCACGTATTCATCGGCAATCGCTTCCTACTGGGCAAAAGGTCACTCTCTATCGGAAGCGATCTCGCTCGCCAAGGAGTTTCTTCATGCGGCAATCGAACAGGCATATTCGATCGGGAGATCTAAAACCTTAAATCATAATCCTAAAATATATTAA
- the trmB gene encoding tRNA (guanine(46)-N(7))-methyltransferase TrmB, translating to MTVDFRKKLWSIAGGIPFESDYFLRIHSESKLKKSELFPNTFGTYYLELGSGWGEVAIELAKANPNTGFVLMEKKLDRIRKTIRNASKFKLDNIRILSVNFNWFLEDIFEEGCFDEILLNFPDPWPKKRHHKHRTLNPRFLDSLYKLLPSNGKFHFATDYGPYARKSIGLFRNDSRFRALGPEYSLSRSEFPISYFEKTKREEGSRIYYLDRERI from the coding sequence ATGACGGTGGATTTTCGCAAAAAACTTTGGAGCATTGCCGGCGGAATCCCGTTCGAATCCGATTATTTCCTACGAATTCATTCCGAAAGTAAATTAAAAAAATCCGAACTGTTTCCGAATACCTTCGGGACATATTACCTAGAGTTGGGTTCCGGTTGGGGAGAAGTCGCAATAGAATTAGCGAAGGCCAATCCCAATACCGGATTTGTTTTAATGGAAAAAAAATTGGATCGTATCCGTAAAACGATTCGAAACGCCTCAAAGTTCAAACTCGATAATATTCGGATATTATCGGTAAATTTTAACTGGTTTCTCGAAGACATCTTTGAAGAAGGTTGCTTTGATGAAATTTTGCTGAATTTTCCTGATCCGTGGCCTAAAAAGCGCCATCATAAACATCGAACTTTAAATCCTCGATTTCTAGATTCGCTGTATAAACTGCTTCCTTCCAACGGAAAATTTCATTTTGCAACGGACTATGGTCCTTACGCCAGGAAGTCGATCGGTTTATTTCGAAATGATTCCAGATTTAGAGCACTCGGCCCGGAATATTCCTTATCCCGATCCGAGTTTCCTATTTCATATTTTGAAAAAACAAAAAGAGAGGAAGGATCACGAATCTATTACCTAGACCGTGAACGTATTTAG
- a CDS encoding GAF domain-containing sensor histidine kinase, with product MKIIRKFGPILGLVLAITILQTAVILVFNFTSLDPKQVEILLISLPASTIIAIIAYMGLSRLTGDRNFSRAIDRFTVRDRQYLKYLSLLDRFKSDLIATNITDSVCEKILKFLPNIVPPTTAKIYLWREDLGTFSPFPQEGTSEHFYIFDPFLLWVTEHDRIFHVSEFRTNPIYSQIKEHALSFAERTKSELLVPLILNRSLLGMLVLGERKDGGEYADEEMEKLNEVRSVSVMSLSNSIFYERLIELTETLEEKVRNRTRELENAQSQLVMSEKMASLGTMVAGIAHEINTPAGVINGSADNLESNMNYIVKNVFDVVRFARNRKLRKSFEIALLYILRDRKKSEPMESKDKFRIKKEVRDELIELGVDSGLASDVSSFIIENDALEIRKYIFEVILHGENKGYYMLKNASNTSKNIKNIRYSIRNIVRIVKALKYYSHLDQSKSFTNADIIEGIENTLVIMHNQLKYGVEVRKNFSPIPKVVCNPDELNQVWTNLIQNANQAIRGQGIIEVSVYSGEEKVIVEIQDDGPGILPSIKDRIWDPFFTTKDQGEGSGLGLGIVKGIIEKHKGNISFESRPGKTVFKVELPLRPPEPSAIESASVDKS from the coding sequence ATGAAAATCATACGTAAATTCGGACCTATCCTCGGCCTGGTCTTGGCCATTACTATATTACAAACTGCGGTAATCCTTGTTTTCAACTTTACCTCCCTAGACCCGAAGCAGGTGGAGATTCTTTTGATAAGTCTTCCCGCTTCTACTATTATCGCAATAATTGCATATATGGGTCTATCTCGTTTAACGGGAGACCGTAACTTTTCTCGCGCCATTGATCGATTTACCGTAAGAGACCGCCAGTATCTTAAATATTTATCATTACTAGATAGATTTAAGAGCGACTTGATCGCTACGAATATCACCGATTCGGTCTGCGAAAAGATACTAAAATTCCTTCCGAATATTGTGCCTCCTACGACGGCAAAAATCTACCTTTGGAGGGAGGATTTGGGAACGTTTTCGCCCTTTCCCCAAGAAGGAACCTCCGAACATTTTTATATCTTTGATCCGTTTTTACTCTGGGTAACGGAACACGATCGAATCTTTCATGTTTCCGAATTTCGAACAAACCCGATTTATTCGCAAATTAAAGAGCATGCCTTATCGTTTGCGGAAAGAACAAAATCGGAACTTTTAGTGCCGCTCATTTTAAACAGAAGTTTATTGGGCATGCTAGTATTGGGCGAGCGAAAGGATGGCGGGGAATATGCCGACGAAGAGATGGAAAAACTTAACGAAGTACGATCGGTTTCCGTCATGTCGCTATCCAATTCAATTTTTTACGAACGACTCATCGAATTAACCGAAACTCTTGAAGAAAAAGTGCGCAATCGAACCAGAGAACTTGAAAACGCGCAATCGCAATTAGTCATGTCCGAAAAAATGGCTTCCTTAGGAACTATGGTGGCCGGAATCGCGCATGAAATAAACACGCCGGCAGGAGTGATCAACGGTTCGGCCGATAATTTGGAATCGAATATGAACTACATCGTAAAAAACGTCTTCGACGTGGTTCGATTTGCCCGTAATAGAAAGCTTCGAAAGTCGTTTGAAATCGCCTTACTTTATATTTTGCGCGATCGGAAGAAATCCGAACCGATGGAGTCGAAAGATAAATTTCGAATTAAGAAGGAAGTTCGTGATGAATTGATCGAACTCGGAGTGGACTCGGGACTAGCCAGCGACGTTTCTTCCTTCATCATCGAAAACGATGCGTTGGAAATTCGTAAGTATATATTCGAAGTCATTCTCCATGGCGAAAACAAAGGTTATTATATGCTTAAGAACGCTTCGAATACGAGCAAGAATATTAAGAATATTCGATATTCCATTCGAAATATCGTTCGAATCGTAAAAGCATTGAAATACTATTCTCACTTGGACCAAAGCAAATCTTTTACAAACGCCGATATCATCGAAGGTATCGAAAATACCTTAGTCATCATGCACAATCAATTGAAGTACGGAGTCGAGGTTCGAAAGAATTTTTCTCCCATTCCTAAGGTGGTATGCAATCCGGATGAGCTAAATCAGGTTTGGACGAATTTGATTCAGAACGCTAATCAAGCCATCAGGGGACAAGGAATTATAGAGGTATCCGTCTATTCGGGAGAAGAGAAAGTCATCGTGGAAATTCAAGACGACGGCCCCGGAATTCTACCGTCGATCAAAGATAGAATTTGGGATCCGTTCTTTACTACTAAAGATCAAGGTGAAGGATCCGGCTTAGGACTTGGTATCGTGAAAGGAATCATCGAAAAGCATAAGGGAAATATAAGCTTCGAATCCAGGCCGGGAAAGACGGTTTTTAAAGTGGAGCTTCCTTTACGCCCACCCGAACCGTCGGCAATCGAGTCTGCTTCGGTTGATAAATCGTAA
- a CDS encoding tetratricopeptide repeat protein, whose translation MKLSPVLSKNLLFIFLALSFTAACASRDFRKSTSQDAVLEKDLFTRQNIKRASKLINEGNAAFQKAKFDVSLEKGNQSIAIYPMAEGYYLVGSSEYKLGKSEDALRSLKKGTELDPENEQILLTLGILYTAQGSNNEAVDVYSRLEKLPKIDAASYTFKKAVLLKTIGRYEDAYAALKTIPEDKFKFKAQLYMQLGDTAVQLKEYDEAEKYFEKARATDPELASAKQSASATRVASMLEKGNSALKSKNYREAIAHFTSATQTDPKNASPLVFLGNAKILAGDLDGAVKAFESSLRLKADYWEAYSGLAAAYNKSGNYPKAISTLEKAIPFFPKNPAVYNQIGLNQKALGEKARAMVSFTRARELDPSYKEPVLNLVYLLTSENRFKTARNELDTLKSDEEVKRVRSFLEVAELIYEGDQRLRKGDAKSARNYYDQAKVKDPNDPNVYTAFGRSYQISGDQKLSEQNFQKALTLQKGNLPALQGLIRLYSSQKNQSKVAQYTKELEALTGNDPTSGIVLARTYEDKKEFEKAEGVYKNLLKKFPSNDAVQFRLAHLYYKISLEENEKANYDSASNWLAKAEKLVKDLPELAEARQTIEQNRRFAEVIPSIRKANRFFDLKSYDKALPLYQTAYDKTKKLTLYIKIAECHLAMGNEEKGIYLLENSPEGSKNLASQEAINAFLLRKGEIDKAEKGFRKILEKKPDSYYSQYQLGIVYLQRQKYDSAIESFNRAWLLNPEFSAAKIGKGIAYYNGGRAKEAREEFESAMKSDSDNELAPYNIGIVLFNDNLLDQAANIFKDIIKKNPDFPDAYYQLSYIYFKHGDLESADAEIVKALDLERDEKFIHARIRILSELKQRNPGKSEYGKIALELGRELAEKFPNSPYSSHAERLVLTDDDTPVIIQPFPNRGALVGVPLVINDVLIMNYGTSLEALDKNRAIRIWRIATAKPYKSVIADKRVYAFTDKTLEIRDQNSGSLFNSLPLAGNFRKAQISGDRIIIETESSGKRILTSYNDAFEDRQTLSLDAKAWTVSRNGKVLMQTVSGKENKIAIIDATLSDSPRVAWTGKTTVEPKLLGSSDDGAFYRIDDQILYVSGKGKVSKSDAKEPSLSLFSVRGNALWYAGKESLFRLEAGTSSPQNIKIQAKPVEGLLPGKAGDCILLYAGNTAVRYNNKGESIWTYSITQDKDSVYSLLYR comes from the coding sequence ATGAAACTCTCTCCGGTTCTTAGCAAAAACCTTTTATTTATATTTTTAGCTCTGTCCTTTACTGCCGCCTGCGCCTCCCGCGATTTCAGAAAATCGACGTCGCAAGATGCGGTTCTTGAGAAAGATCTATTCACGCGCCAAAATATAAAACGTGCGTCTAAACTGATCAACGAGGGAAATGCCGCCTTTCAAAAAGCGAAATTTGACGTTTCATTGGAAAAAGGAAATCAATCGATCGCGATTTATCCTATGGCAGAAGGGTACTATCTCGTAGGATCTTCCGAATACAAATTGGGAAAATCGGAAGATGCTTTAAGGTCTTTAAAAAAAGGAACCGAACTAGATCCCGAAAATGAGCAGATACTCTTAACTTTAGGAATTCTTTATACAGCTCAAGGTTCCAATAATGAAGCCGTGGATGTTTACTCGAGGCTTGAAAAACTTCCGAAAATAGATGCGGCGTCTTATACCTTTAAAAAAGCCGTTTTACTGAAGACGATCGGTAGATATGAAGATGCCTATGCGGCGTTAAAAACCATACCGGAAGATAAGTTTAAATTTAAAGCTCAACTTTATATGCAACTAGGCGATACTGCGGTTCAGCTAAAGGAATATGACGAAGCGGAAAAATATTTTGAAAAGGCTCGAGCCACGGATCCGGAACTCGCGTCGGCAAAACAATCCGCTTCTGCGACTCGTGTCGCGTCGATGCTCGAAAAAGGGAATTCGGCATTGAAGAGTAAGAATTATAGGGAGGCAATCGCTCATTTTACTTCGGCGACTCAAACGGATCCGAAAAATGCGTCTCCATTAGTTTTCCTAGGCAATGCGAAAATACTGGCCGGCGACTTAGACGGTGCAGTAAAGGCTTTCGAATCCTCATTGAGGCTTAAGGCGGATTACTGGGAGGCCTATTCCGGCCTCGCGGCAGCTTATAACAAATCGGGAAACTATCCGAAGGCAATTTCCACTCTCGAAAAGGCGATCCCATTTTTTCCGAAGAATCCGGCGGTTTATAATCAAATAGGATTAAATCAAAAGGCTCTGGGAGAAAAAGCGCGTGCGATGGTCTCCTTTACAAGGGCAAGAGAATTGGATCCTTCCTATAAGGAGCCGGTTCTAAATTTAGTCTATCTACTAACCTCGGAAAACCGATTTAAGACGGCAAGAAACGAACTAGATACTCTGAAATCCGATGAGGAAGTCAAAAGAGTAAGATCGTTTTTGGAGGTAGCGGAACTTATTTATGAAGGCGACCAACGCCTGAGAAAGGGCGATGCAAAATCCGCCAGAAACTACTATGATCAAGCCAAAGTAAAAGATCCTAACGATCCGAATGTCTATACTGCTTTCGGTAGATCGTACCAAATTTCAGGGGATCAAAAACTTTCGGAGCAGAATTTCCAAAAAGCATTAACCTTGCAGAAAGGAAATCTACCGGCTCTACAAGGATTGATTCGCCTCTATTCTTCTCAGAAAAATCAATCTAAAGTTGCACAATATACGAAAGAGTTAGAGGCCCTTACCGGAAACGATCCCACTTCCGGAATCGTTTTAGCACGTACATACGAGGATAAGAAGGAATTTGAAAAAGCGGAAGGCGTGTACAAAAATCTTCTGAAAAAATTTCCCTCTAACGATGCGGTTCAATTTAGACTCGCTCATCTTTATTATAAAATTTCCCTCGAAGAAAACGAAAAAGCGAATTACGACTCTGCATCCAATTGGTTGGCCAAAGCCGAGAAACTCGTCAAAGATCTACCGGAACTGGCAGAGGCAAGGCAAACGATAGAACAAAACAGAAGATTTGCGGAGGTCATACCGAGCATCAGAAAAGCAAATCGCTTTTTCGATCTCAAATCCTACGATAAGGCCCTGCCTCTCTATCAAACCGCCTACGATAAGACCAAGAAACTTACACTCTATATCAAGATTGCCGAATGTCATTTGGCGATGGGCAATGAGGAAAAAGGAATCTATCTCTTGGAAAACTCTCCGGAAGGTTCTAAAAATCTGGCTTCGCAAGAGGCAATCAATGCTTTTCTTTTGAGAAAAGGCGAAATAGATAAGGCTGAGAAAGGTTTTAGAAAAATTCTAGAAAAAAAACCGGATTCTTACTATAGTCAATACCAGCTAGGAATCGTATACCTTCAGCGCCAAAAGTACGATTCTGCGATCGAATCGTTTAATAGGGCTTGGTTACTGAATCCTGAATTTTCCGCCGCCAAGATCGGAAAGGGGATCGCGTACTACAATGGGGGAAGAGCAAAGGAAGCCAGAGAAGAATTTGAAAGCGCAATGAAATCGGATTCCGATAACGAGCTTGCTCCCTATAATATCGGAATCGTACTTTTTAACGATAATCTTTTGGATCAAGCCGCGAATATTTTTAAGGATATTATTAAGAAGAATCCGGATTTTCCGGATGCATATTACCAGCTTTCTTATATCTATTTCAAACACGGTGATTTGGAGAGTGCCGACGCGGAAATAGTGAAGGCGTTAGATTTGGAGAGAGATGAAAAATTCATCCATGCAAGAATTCGAATATTATCCGAACTAAAGCAAAGGAATCCGGGAAAGTCGGAATACGGGAAAATCGCATTGGAATTAGGGCGAGAGCTGGCCGAAAAATTTCCGAATTCGCCCTATTCTTCCCACGCTGAGCGCCTAGTTTTAACCGACGATGATACTCCGGTCATCATTCAACCGTTTCCGAATCGTGGAGCCTTAGTCGGAGTTCCACTAGTGATAAATGATGTCCTGATTATGAATTACGGAACATCTTTGGAGGCTTTGGATAAAAATAGAGCGATTCGAATTTGGCGGATTGCGACGGCAAAACCTTATAAATCCGTCATTGCCGACAAAAGGGTTTATGCGTTTACGGATAAAACTTTGGAGATTCGCGATCAAAATTCCGGATCACTTTTTAACTCTCTCCCTTTGGCGGGAAATTTTCGGAAGGCGCAGATTTCGGGAGATCGAATTATTATAGAAACCGAATCATCAGGCAAGCGGATCTTAACGAGCTATAACGATGCCTTCGAAGATCGTCAAACGTTATCCTTAGACGCCAAGGCTTGGACCGTGTCAAGAAACGGCAAGGTACTCATGCAAACCGTATCCGGTAAGGAGAATAAAATAGCTATCATAGATGCCACCCTTTCCGATTCGCCTCGGGTAGCTTGGACGGGAAAAACTACAGTCGAACCTAAATTACTCGGTTCTTCCGACGATGGCGCTTTCTATCGAATAGACGATCAGATCCTATACGTCTCAGGGAAAGGGAAAGTATCGAAATCGGATGCAAAAGAACCGTCTCTTTCCCTCTTTAGCGTTCGGGGTAACGCACTCTGGTACGCCGGAAAAGAAAGTTTATTTCGTCTAGAAGCCGGTACTTCTTCACCACAGAATATTAAAATACAAGCAAAGCCTGTGGAAGGTTTACTGCCGGGAAAGGCCGGCGATTGCATCCTATTGTATGCGGGCAATACGGCTGTCCGGTATAATAATAAAGGAGAAAGTATTTGGACCTATTCGATTACTCAAGATAAGGATAGTGTTTATTCCCTTTTGTACAGGTAA
- a CDS encoding FecR family protein: protein MFQTKIKFIAVSIFAILFLIVCGPKTGQDQVKSEAPIVPAKIVWIVGDVKIQSAAGEKKAELGQTVSGADTIFTGANGSVEIIVADSGIIKVSKNSELSVATIVSDSGSEIKVNVNYGKIVTMVRKEQKNSDFKVVTPTALAGVRGTTFLTSVENPSGNKASCAQSGCDVRFAVLEGSVAVTKVGEESEVILDRNRELTLKKNQKLTDKLILSLRSESLKEMKGLIVLKKNDVLEYNRLAEELKASSEELRILSQASTVEDAKVQLQKREVARNNADEVTQTARAVNENKYVQQDMQKERLKLNPKETF, encoded by the coding sequence ATGTTTCAAACCAAAATTAAATTCATTGCCGTTTCGATCTTTGCGATTTTATTCCTAATCGTTTGCGGCCCTAAGACGGGACAGGACCAAGTAAAGTCCGAAGCTCCGATCGTTCCCGCAAAAATCGTTTGGATCGTCGGTGACGTAAAAATCCAGTCGGCCGCCGGAGAAAAGAAAGCGGAACTCGGTCAGACCGTTTCCGGTGCAGACACTATTTTCACCGGTGCCAATGGTAGCGTGGAGATCATCGTCGCTGATAGCGGAATCATTAAGGTTTCCAAAAATAGCGAACTTTCCGTAGCGACAATCGTTTCGGACAGCGGATCGGAAATTAAAGTAAACGTAAACTACGGCAAAATCGTAACTATGGTTCGTAAAGAACAGAAAAATTCCGATTTCAAAGTCGTTACACCGACCGCTCTGGCAGGCGTTCGCGGAACGACCTTCTTAACTTCGGTTGAGAATCCATCCGGAAATAAAGCGAGCTGCGCTCAATCAGGTTGCGATGTTAGATTCGCGGTGTTGGAAGGATCGGTTGCCGTTACGAAAGTCGGCGAAGAGTCTGAAGTGATTCTGGATCGTAACCGCGAGCTGACTTTGAAAAAGAATCAAAAGCTAACGGATAAATTGATTCTATCGCTTCGTTCCGAATCCCTCAAAGAAATGAAAGGTCTGATCGTTCTGAAGAAGAACGACGTACTAGAATATAATCGCCTTGCCGAAGAGCTAAAAGCATCCAGCGAAGAATTGAGAATTTTAAGCCAAGCTTCCACAGTGGAAGATGCAAAAGTTCAATTGCAGAAACGTGAAGTCGCTAGAAATAACGCGGATGAGGTGACTCAAACTGCTAGAGCTGTTAACGAAAATAAATATGTTCAGCAGGATATGCAGAAAGAAAGACTTAAATTGAACCCTAAAGAGACTTTCTAA
- a CDS encoding MGMT family protein, whose translation MKKLPQSKNKIIIKKPSFYEEVYKITKRVPRGRITSYGRIAVLLGKPRAARAVGYALNAIPKDREQKIPWQRVINSQGKISFRGDSHRAILQRKILQSEGIEFDQNDRTDFRKFGWP comes from the coding sequence ATGAAAAAACTCCCGCAATCTAAGAATAAAATTATAATTAAGAAACCTAGTTTTTACGAAGAAGTTTATAAAATTACGAAGAGGGTTCCTCGGGGCAGAATTACCAGTTACGGAAGGATCGCTGTCTTACTAGGAAAACCGAGAGCAGCTAGGGCAGTAGGCTACGCGTTAAATGCCATCCCGAAAGACCGAGAGCAAAAAATCCCTTGGCAAAGAGTCATCAATAGCCAAGGAAAAATCTCCTTCCGCGGCGACTCTCATCGAGCCATTTTACAGAGGAAGATTTTACAATCGGAGGGAATCGAGTTCGATCAGAATGATAGGACAGACTTTAGGAAATTTGGATGGCCTTAA
- a CDS encoding LIC10124 family lipoprotein codes for MGTFYSRKYSLLSLLQILLIGACSTVQKLDETPQVIQEPYYKAVGETQLSFQFRDSDTDYKVRKIGHEKPILAFSPIAYPQSIDKKLASYFEQELGLLWKNAELINAKFPAGAWENSQTLLVAAKKSEVDAFVRGSVSETDSGWLFKFTIVDPINDYKFGEFEASFKRPGSTSDEVGTWSQVFFWKTGDRIISLDPRKATVPVWDKKPDPSIIKELAYSSVKGKISIQASSGDTEVHNKGILLGKTPLLDISLPEGVQEIQLSLKGKKPISKTIVVRAGKKSFLFQEWEEDKTLGSAKIVSVPSGLSVSVDGFKQGETPFFRSGLNPGGYQIELIKENPEGSLVYYEGTLEVKSDKVSELAFPYSASGLLNETEFWKSSGETGFNPFGALGLEFHKSKDLSPGWNGVYSLPIPSDELEITGYFLLPVDHKVGSVAVTIHTPGLNLGLNAGPDKVSVFNFPSDGKTIATYKYLKLENDIGRKFSFRTNAKEKKIFLYLGNDLVWEGQVSFQGFWTISVLTRGEDFRERVPLKDLKIQYRGYK; via the coding sequence ATGGGAACCTTTTATTCTCGCAAATATTCGCTCTTATCCCTGCTACAAATCCTGCTGATTGGAGCCTGTTCGACCGTCCAGAAATTGGACGAAACACCGCAGGTAATCCAAGAACCGTACTACAAAGCCGTCGGAGAAACTCAACTTAGCTTTCAATTTAGAGATTCCGACACCGATTATAAAGTTAGGAAAATAGGACACGAAAAACCGATTCTCGCTTTTTCACCAATCGCCTATCCCCAATCCATAGATAAGAAATTGGCCTCTTATTTCGAACAGGAGCTCGGACTTCTTTGGAAAAATGCCGAACTGATAAACGCTAAATTTCCTGCCGGTGCTTGGGAAAATTCTCAAACCTTGCTTGTTGCTGCAAAGAAGTCCGAGGTGGACGCATTTGTACGAGGAAGTGTTTCCGAAACCGATTCCGGCTGGCTGTTCAAGTTTACGATCGTTGATCCGATTAACGATTATAAATTCGGCGAGTTTGAAGCGTCCTTCAAGCGGCCCGGAAGTACTAGCGATGAAGTCGGAACTTGGAGCCAAGTCTTTTTTTGGAAGACAGGAGATAGAATTATATCCCTAGATCCGCGTAAGGCAACCGTTCCGGTTTGGGATAAAAAACCCGACCCTTCGATTATAAAAGAATTAGCATATTCATCTGTGAAAGGGAAGATCAGTATTCAAGCTTCTTCCGGAGACACGGAAGTTCACAATAAAGGAATTTTACTCGGAAAAACTCCTTTGCTCGATATTTCCCTGCCCGAGGGAGTTCAAGAAATCCAGCTTAGTCTCAAAGGCAAAAAACCGATCTCTAAGACGATCGTGGTTCGAGCAGGAAAGAAATCGTTTCTATTTCAGGAATGGGAAGAGGACAAAACGCTTGGCTCCGCAAAAATCGTCAGCGTTCCTTCCGGCCTTTCGGTTTCGGTAGACGGGTTTAAGCAAGGTGAAACCCCTTTCTTCCGCAGCGGTTTGAATCCGGGTGGATATCAAATCGAACTTATCAAAGAAAATCCGGAAGGATCGCTAGTATATTATGAAGGAACGCTTGAGGTAAAATCCGATAAAGTCTCGGAACTTGCTTTTCCTTATTCTGCGAGTGGTTTGTTAAACGAAACGGAATTTTGGAAATCCTCAGGGGAGACAGGATTCAACCCTTTCGGAGCTCTTGGTCTGGAGTTTCATAAAAGCAAAGATCTTTCTCCCGGTTGGAACGGTGTTTATTCTCTACCGATTCCTTCGGACGAATTGGAAATAACGGGTTACTTCTTACTTCCGGTCGATCATAAAGTCGGTTCCGTCGCCGTCACGATTCACACACCGGGCTTAAATCTCGGATTGAATGCGGGACCGGATAAAGTCTCCGTTTTTAATTTCCCTTCCGACGGAAAGACGATCGCTACATACAAGTATTTGAAATTAGAGAATGACATCGGCAGAAAATTCTCCTTCCGTACCAATGCCAAGGAAAAGAAGATTTTCTTGTACCTTGGAAACGATCTCGTTTGGGAAGGCCAGGTCTCTTTTCAGGGATTTTGGACGATTTCCGTTTTGACAAGAGGCGAAGATTTCCGTGAAAGAGTGCCGTTGAAAGATTTGAAAATTCAATATAGGGGCTACAAATGA